A window of the Gossypium hirsutum isolate 1008001.06 chromosome A03, Gossypium_hirsutum_v2.1, whole genome shotgun sequence genome harbors these coding sequences:
- the LOC107886797 gene encoding protein E6-like: MASFANHIVLFFFLLLSSSVQIQARESKFFSKIFHLGAKISPLVVPTPTPAPAPASAPALAPTVAPAAAPANIGIQDPYYGLYGHGSGMVPPAKEGVTTSNTPTAFENDLFAEELADEKYESGYEKNNYNYNNNNNGYTTSKYNNNGYTLSSDNNNGYSGNYNTNGYNDNYNNNGYETERQGMSDTRFVEGGKYYYNMKNEKYYPNGYEFSSSKGTTKNEGYYGNTENSNEFNSMEEFQNKEDQYMERQEEYVP; encoded by the coding sequence ATGGCTTCCTTTGCAAACCACATTGTTTTATTCTTCTTTCTGCTGCTTTCTTCTTCTGTCCAGATTCAAGCTAGGGAGAGCAAGTTCTTTAGCAAGATCTTCCACCTTGGGGCCAAAATTTCTCCTCTAGTGGTACCTACACCAACGCCAGCACCAGCACCAGCATCGGCGCCGGCACTAGCACCGACAGTGGCACCTGCAGCGGCACCGGCTAACATTGGTATCCAAGATCCTTATTATGGCCTCTATGGTCATGGCTCTGGCATGGTTCCCCCTGCAAAAGAGGGTGTCACCACTAGCAACACTCCAACCGCTTTTGAAAACGATCTTTTCGCCGAAGAACTTGCGGATGAAAAATACGAGAGCGGCTACGAGAAAAACAACTACAattacaacaacaacaacaatggcTACACCACAAGTAAGTACAACAACAATGGCTACACTCTCAGCAGCGACAACAACAATGGCTACAGCGGGAACTACAACACCAATGGCTACAATGACAACTACAACAACAATGGGTATGAGACAGAGAGACAAGGAATGAGTGACACCAGATTTGTAGAAGGTGGTAAGTATTATTACAATATGAAGAATGAGAAGTACTACCCTAATGGATATGAGTTTTCATCAAGCAAGGGAACTACTAAAAATGAAGGTTACTATGGGAATACAGAGAACTCCAATGAGTTCAACTCCATGGAAGAGTTTCAGAACAAGGAAGATCAGTACATGGAGAGGCAAGAAGAGTATGTGCCCTAG